In one Streptomyces sp. T12 genomic region, the following are encoded:
- a CDS encoding flavin reductase family protein, translating into MPNTSPPAPPVTAVLPTARSASGHAEGVSNDEFRAAMSRLAAGVVLVTALEPPLDPDDPHAPVGEDVGMTATAFMSVSLDPPLVLVSLREGSRMDDLLVEQPLWAVSVLSESQRHIAGRFAMKGRVSDRLLFADIPYVRGKETGAPLVGGALATLECRTEQRVTAGDHTLVIGRVLSASLPSSDGGPLTYFRGRYRQLG; encoded by the coding sequence GTGCCGAACACTTCTCCCCCCGCGCCGCCCGTGACCGCCGTCCTCCCCACCGCCCGGAGCGCTTCCGGGCATGCTGAGGGCGTGAGCAACGACGAGTTCCGTGCCGCCATGTCGCGGCTGGCCGCGGGTGTGGTCCTGGTGACCGCGCTCGAGCCGCCGCTGGACCCGGACGACCCGCACGCGCCGGTCGGCGAGGACGTCGGCATGACGGCCACGGCCTTCATGTCCGTGTCCCTGGACCCGCCGCTGGTCCTGGTCAGCCTTCGCGAGGGCTCCCGCATGGACGACCTGCTCGTCGAGCAGCCCCTGTGGGCGGTCTCGGTCCTCTCCGAGAGCCAGCGCCACATCGCCGGCCGCTTCGCCATGAAGGGCCGCGTCAGCGACCGGCTGCTGTTCGCCGACATCCCGTACGTCCGCGGCAAGGAGACCGGCGCCCCGCTGGTGGGCGGCGCGCTGGCCACCCTGGAGTGCCGCACCGAGCAGCGGGTGACGGCCGGCGACCACACTCTGGTGATCGGCCGCGTCCTGTCGGCCTCACTGCCGAGTTCGGACGGGGGGCCGCTGACGTATTTCCGGGGGCGGTACCGGCAGTTGGGGTGA
- a CDS encoding CBM35 domain-containing protein codes for MTSGNNGATTPEDDDPFGYLYADGQANGAQPPSGGGGYGYPGSVNRVRAVGQRQYGQQQPTAPHGQIPQQQGTYGQPNAHYAAPETHPGAAPTAQQQPAYSGGSGSGGGRGGGPNTKGLLIGAIAVVAAVVIGIGVAMLGGDEDKGDKDNEADSTPTQSQQSTAPSPSNSNSQAAEEDLPTIDAKALALGGSAVTASDVKGAQADGGVYVQGFNQVGSSVTWKVNGIPKSGKYTVYVGYSVPGKDQNATLTVNGTPANTPVDLKNWAHGPEGDYEKSWTKTYNWIQLNKGTNTIKVSCEQGNQCDALIDQLWLVKGWVK; via the coding sequence ATGACGTCCGGCAACAACGGCGCCACTACGCCAGAGGACGACGACCCGTTCGGCTACCTCTACGCCGACGGGCAGGCCAACGGCGCCCAGCCCCCCTCCGGTGGCGGGGGCTACGGCTACCCGGGCTCGGTCAACCGGGTGCGAGCGGTCGGCCAGCGCCAGTACGGCCAGCAGCAGCCGACGGCGCCCCACGGCCAGATACCGCAACAGCAGGGCACGTACGGCCAGCCGAACGCGCACTACGCGGCGCCGGAGACACACCCCGGCGCGGCACCGACGGCCCAGCAGCAGCCGGCGTACAGCGGCGGCAGCGGCTCCGGCGGCGGCCGCGGCGGGGGCCCCAACACCAAGGGCCTGCTGATCGGCGCGATCGCGGTGGTCGCGGCGGTCGTCATAGGCATCGGGGTGGCGATGCTGGGCGGTGACGAGGACAAGGGCGACAAGGACAACGAGGCCGACTCGACGCCGACGCAGTCCCAGCAGAGCACCGCGCCGAGCCCGTCGAACAGCAACAGCCAGGCGGCCGAAGAGGACCTGCCGACGATCGACGCCAAGGCCCTCGCCCTCGGCGGCAGCGCCGTCACCGCGTCCGACGTCAAGGGTGCCCAGGCGGACGGCGGCGTCTACGTCCAGGGCTTCAACCAGGTCGGCTCCTCGGTCACCTGGAAGGTCAACGGCATCCCGAAGTCCGGCAAGTACACCGTGTACGTCGGCTACAGCGTCCCCGGCAAGGACCAGAACGCCACCCTCACGGTCAACGGCACGCCGGCCAACACTCCGGTCGACCTGAAGAACTGGGCGCACGGCCCCGAGGGTGACTACGAGAAGAGCTGGACGAAAACGTACAACTGGATCCAGCTCAACAAGGGCACGAACACGATCAAGGTGTCCTGCGAGCAGGGCAACCAGTGCGACGCCCTCATCGATCAGCTGTGGCTGGTGAAGGGCTGGGTCAAGTAG
- a CDS encoding 1-phosphofructokinase family hexose kinase, which produces MILTVTLNTALDITYRVRALRPHASHRVSDVTERPGGKGLNVARVLAALGHEVTITGFAGGATGSVVQERLTATPGVVDALVPVTGATRRTIAVVDERTGDTTQLNEPGPTITSAEWSAFQEAYEDLVPSALAVALCGSLPPGVPVGAYAGLVRAARAAEVPVLLDTSGEALRRGVAARPDIIKPNADELAELTGSHEPLRATQDARRRGARAVVASLGDTGLLALTPEGRWRATPPARLHGNPTGAGDAAVAGLLSGLVERLPWPERLTHAAALSAASVVAPVAGEFDRGAYEELLGRVVVTGEVTAA; this is translated from the coding sequence GTGATCCTCACGGTCACACTGAACACCGCTCTCGACATCACCTATCGCGTACGGGCACTACGGCCCCACGCGTCCCACCGCGTCTCCGACGTCACCGAACGCCCCGGCGGCAAGGGCCTGAACGTGGCCCGCGTCCTCGCCGCCCTCGGCCACGAGGTGACAATCACCGGCTTCGCGGGCGGCGCGACGGGCAGCGTCGTACAGGAGCGGCTCACGGCCACGCCGGGCGTGGTGGACGCGCTGGTCCCGGTGACGGGCGCGACCCGACGCACCATCGCCGTGGTCGACGAGCGAACCGGCGACACGACCCAGCTCAACGAACCCGGCCCGACGATCACCTCCGCCGAGTGGTCCGCCTTCCAGGAGGCGTACGAGGACCTCGTCCCGTCGGCCTTGGCGGTGGCCCTGTGCGGCAGCCTGCCGCCGGGGGTGCCGGTGGGGGCGTACGCCGGTCTGGTACGGGCCGCTCGCGCGGCGGAGGTTCCTGTACTGCTGGACACCAGCGGCGAGGCACTGCGCCGGGGCGTCGCCGCCCGCCCGGACATCATCAAGCCCAACGCCGACGAACTGGCCGAACTCACCGGCTCCCACGAGCCGTTGCGCGCCACCCAGGACGCCCGCCGCCGCGGCGCCCGCGCGGTGGTCGCCTCCCTCGGCGACACAGGCCTCCTGGCCCTGACCCCCGAGGGCCGCTGGCGCGCCACCCCACCGGCCCGCCTCCACGGCAACCCCACCGGCGCCGGCGACGCAGCGGTCGCGGGCCTGCTGTCGGGGCTGGTCGAGCGGCTGCCCTGGCCGGAACGGCTGACCCACGCGGCAGCGCTGAGCGCGGCGAGCGTGGTGGCGCCGGTGGCGGGGGAGTTCGACCGGGGGGCCTACGAGGAGTTGCTGGGGCGGGTTGTGGTGACCGGGGAGGTCACCGCAGCCTGA
- a CDS encoding sigma-70 family RNA polymerase sigma factor produces MSGGDTSDTDFLAQRFEAHRARLRAVAHRMLGSTAEADDAVQEAWFRVSRSDTTRVDNLGGWLTTVVGRVCLDMLRSRKSRAEQPLDTTAPAPAAPAAPAVFASAIPPASATDPEQDALLADSVGVALLVVLDALTPAERLAFVLHDLFGVPYEEVAAVVDRTPAAARQLASRARRRVQGADVPAADRARQRQLVDAFLAAARNGDFDGLLDVLDPDVVARTEVGVATGAAAVARGAATFGPLAGVARPALVDGVAGFVVLAEGRVERALKFAFVRDRIAVIDIVTDPGRVSRLDVRPI; encoded by the coding sequence ATGAGCGGCGGCGACACCAGCGACACCGACTTCCTTGCCCAGCGCTTCGAGGCGCACCGTGCCCGTCTGCGCGCCGTCGCTCATCGCATGCTCGGCTCGACCGCCGAGGCCGACGACGCGGTGCAGGAGGCGTGGTTCCGGGTGAGCCGCTCCGACACCACCCGGGTCGACAACCTCGGCGGCTGGCTGACGACCGTCGTCGGCCGGGTCTGCCTGGACATGCTTCGCTCCCGCAAGTCCCGCGCGGAGCAGCCCCTGGACACCACGGCACCCGCTCCCGCCGCTCCGGCCGCACCCGCCGTCTTCGCGTCCGCCATCCCGCCCGCCTCCGCGACCGACCCCGAGCAGGACGCGCTCCTCGCCGACTCGGTGGGCGTGGCCCTGCTCGTCGTACTGGACGCCCTGACGCCCGCCGAGCGGCTGGCGTTCGTGCTGCACGACCTGTTCGGGGTGCCGTACGAGGAGGTCGCGGCCGTCGTGGACCGTACGCCGGCCGCCGCCCGGCAGCTCGCCAGCCGTGCCCGGCGCCGGGTACAGGGGGCGGACGTGCCCGCGGCCGACCGCGCCAGGCAGCGGCAGCTCGTGGACGCCTTCCTCGCCGCCGCGCGGAACGGTGACTTCGACGGGCTGCTCGACGTCCTGGACCCGGACGTCGTCGCCCGCACCGAGGTCGGGGTGGCCACGGGCGCGGCGGCGGTGGCGCGGGGCGCGGCGACGTTCGGGCCCCTTGCCGGTGTCGCGCGACCCGCGCTGGTCGACGGGGTGGCGGGGTTCGTGGTGCTTGCCGAGGGGCGGGTGGAGCGGGCCCTGAAGTTTGCGTTCGTACGGGATCGGATCGCCGTGATCGACATCGTGACGGATCCCGGGCGGGTGTCCCGGCTCGACGTCAGGCCGATCTAG
- the cdgB gene encoding diguanylate cyclase CdgB, with the protein METESEPYVRLATLRQVHQVMADMNTARSLADTLQTVADGVVAGLGYELACVNLVRPDGDLVVAAFSGNPAAEALITGRVGSRDSWERRLTMGERWGDLVFIPHTEGWILDDDDVPQWYTDGPAPRFEDEWHPSDRLFAPMYTPGVQGSACGELIGVLSVDRPRNGRLPGAWGREALQMYAFQAAIAISNARLRANMQRALVRLEREQQALRASEESFRQAFEYAPSGMAIAEMGGDQHGRILRTNDALCRLLGRPASAMRRYSFSDLVHPEDIGTLLRTSAEGGRAELRLGRRDGTYVWVSLRNSVVADAADGPRFLLTHVEDIEERKRRELQLAHRASHDSLTGLPNSAELRSRLSARLCQRPTHAGALESTDAAYGHPAVYDANGHGFDFPGAAAFDAYDHHEHTIAPVEGGRDDGAKGLAVLFCDLDGFKSINDRFGHNAGDAVLIEVARRLTRGVRDGDTVARLGGDEFVILADGLGRADAQDLAVRLRNEIIQPIRAEGRAVRVGASFGIGWAHCGMTADEVLKSADERMYVEKRSRPKQHRRAG; encoded by the coding sequence ATGGAGACCGAGTCGGAGCCGTACGTCCGTCTTGCGACCCTGCGACAAGTGCACCAGGTCATGGCGGACATGAACACCGCCCGCAGCCTGGCGGACACGCTGCAGACCGTGGCCGACGGCGTTGTCGCCGGCCTCGGCTACGAACTCGCGTGCGTCAACCTCGTACGCCCCGACGGCGATCTCGTCGTCGCCGCCTTCTCCGGCAACCCCGCCGCCGAGGCCCTCATCACCGGCCGTGTCGGCTCCCGCGACTCCTGGGAGCGCCGGCTGACCATGGGCGAGCGCTGGGGCGACCTGGTCTTCATCCCGCACACCGAGGGCTGGATACTCGACGACGACGACGTACCGCAGTGGTACACCGACGGCCCCGCGCCCCGCTTCGAGGACGAGTGGCACCCCTCGGACCGCCTGTTCGCGCCGATGTACACGCCCGGCGTGCAGGGCAGCGCGTGCGGCGAGCTGATCGGCGTCCTGTCCGTGGACCGGCCGCGCAACGGCCGGCTGCCGGGCGCATGGGGGCGCGAGGCGCTCCAGATGTACGCGTTCCAGGCCGCCATCGCCATCAGCAACGCACGTCTACGCGCGAATATGCAGCGGGCACTGGTCCGGCTCGAACGCGAGCAGCAGGCGCTGCGCGCGAGCGAGGAAAGCTTCAGGCAGGCCTTCGAGTACGCCCCCTCCGGCATGGCCATCGCCGAGATGGGCGGTGACCAGCACGGCCGGATCCTCAGGACCAATGACGCGCTGTGCCGCCTGCTGGGCCGCCCCGCCTCCGCGATGCGCCGCTACTCCTTCTCCGACCTCGTCCACCCCGAGGACATCGGCACGCTGCTGCGTACGTCGGCGGAGGGCGGCCGCGCGGAGCTGCGCCTGGGCCGCCGCGACGGCACCTATGTGTGGGTCTCGCTCCGTAACTCCGTCGTCGCCGACGCCGCCGACGGCCCCCGCTTCCTGCTCACCCACGTCGAGGACATCGAGGAGCGCAAGCGCCGCGAGCTCCAGCTCGCCCACCGCGCCTCCCACGACTCCCTCACCGGCCTGCCGAACTCCGCCGAGCTGCGCTCCCGCCTCTCCGCGCGCCTGTGTCAGCGCCCCACCCACGCGGGCGCCCTGGAGTCCACGGACGCGGCCTACGGCCACCCCGCCGTCTACGACGCCAACGGCCACGGCTTCGACTTCCCCGGCGCGGCGGCGTTCGACGCCTACGACCATCACGAGCACACCATCGCCCCGGTCGAGGGCGGGCGCGACGACGGCGCCAAGGGGCTCGCGGTCCTCTTCTGCGACCTCGACGGCTTCAAGTCGATCAACGACCGGTTCGGGCACAACGCGGGTGACGCGGTTCTCATCGAGGTGGCCAGGCGGCTGACGCGCGGGGTCCGCGACGGCGACACCGTCGCCCGGCTCGGCGGCGACGAGTTCGTGATCCTCGCCGACGGGCTCGGCCGGGCCGACGCCCAGGACCTCGCCGTACGTCTGCGCAACGAGATCATCCAGCCCATCCGGGCGGAAGGCCGTGCCGTACGGGTGGGCGCCAGCTTCGGCATCGGGTGGGCACACTGCGGGATGACCGCGGACGAAGTGTTGAAGTCCGCTGACGAGCGGATGTACGTAGAGAAACGATCTCGTCCCAAACAGCACAGACGCGCTGGGTAA
- a CDS encoding M1 family metallopeptidase: MSRFVPVALTVTSALLVLTACSSGVQGTPGGSGVRDPYFAKAGNGGYDVTHYALDLAYDPDDRHLTGTAEITARATQDLSAFDLDLKGMDVERVGVEGRSARWSRNGQELVVRPHDELDKGETFRLTVRYSGHPETVTDPDGSEEGWLPTADGALALGEPTGSMAWFPGNHHPSDKAPYDIDVTVPEGLEAVSNGELVNRTTSDGETTFRWHTSEPMASYVATLAIGDYRISRSTTDSGLPVYVAVDEEEAGDTDGVLAELPEIMDWAEDNFGPYPFSSTGAIVAGADTADYALETQNRPVFPGAPGTELLVHELAHQWFGNSVTPKSWRDMWLNESFATYAEWLWEEGDGGDSAQETFDALYDHGEDDYEDLWDFPPAKPTSAAHISDNPVYQRGAMVLHKIRQTVGDDTFYDIVQGWAAEHRHGSADTDDFTAYVEKTAPDEDFDGIWEDWLYGDGKPAQP, encoded by the coding sequence GTGTCCCGTTTCGTGCCCGTCGCCCTGACCGTCACCTCCGCCCTGCTCGTCCTCACCGCGTGCAGCAGCGGCGTCCAGGGCACGCCCGGCGGTTCCGGGGTGCGCGACCCGTACTTCGCGAAGGCCGGCAACGGCGGCTACGACGTCACCCACTACGCCCTCGACCTCGCCTACGACCCCGACGACCGCCACCTCACCGGCACGGCGGAGATCACGGCACGCGCCACCCAGGACCTCTCCGCCTTCGACCTCGACCTGAAGGGCATGGACGTCGAGCGGGTCGGCGTGGAGGGCCGGAGCGCTCGCTGGAGCCGCAACGGCCAGGAGCTCGTCGTCCGTCCGCACGACGAGCTCGACAAGGGCGAGACCTTCCGGCTCACCGTCCGCTACTCCGGCCACCCCGAGACCGTCACCGACCCCGACGGCTCCGAGGAAGGCTGGCTCCCCACCGCCGACGGCGCGCTCGCCCTCGGGGAGCCGACGGGATCCATGGCGTGGTTCCCCGGCAATCACCACCCGTCGGACAAGGCGCCGTACGACATCGACGTGACCGTGCCGGAGGGCCTGGAGGCCGTCTCCAACGGGGAGTTGGTGAACCGGACGACCAGCGACGGTGAGACGACCTTCCGCTGGCACACCTCCGAACCCATGGCGAGTTACGTCGCCACGCTCGCCATCGGTGACTACAGAATCAGCCGCTCCACCACCGACAGCGGCCTGCCCGTGTACGTCGCCGTGGACGAGGAGGAGGCGGGCGACACCGACGGGGTGCTCGCCGAGCTGCCCGAGATCATGGACTGGGCGGAGGACAACTTCGGCCCGTACCCCTTCTCCTCCACCGGCGCGATCGTCGCCGGCGCGGACACCGCCGACTACGCCCTGGAGACCCAGAACCGGCCCGTCTTCCCCGGCGCCCCCGGCACCGAGCTGCTCGTACACGAGCTCGCCCACCAGTGGTTCGGCAACTCCGTGACGCCGAAGAGCTGGCGGGACATGTGGCTCAACGAGAGCTTCGCGACCTACGCGGAGTGGCTGTGGGAGGAGGGCGACGGCGGCGACAGCGCGCAGGAGACCTTCGACGCCCTGTACGACCACGGCGAGGACGACTACGAGGACCTCTGGGACTTCCCGCCCGCCAAGCCCACGAGCGCCGCGCACATCTCCGACAACCCCGTCTACCAGCGCGGCGCGATGGTCCTGCACAAGATCCGTCAGACCGTCGGCGACGACACCTTCTACGACATCGTCCAGGGCTGGGCGGCCGAGCACCGGCACGGGAGCGCGGACACCGACGACTTCACGGCGTACGTGGAGAAGACGGCGCCGGACGAGGACTTCGACGGGATCTGGGAGGACTGGCTGTACGGGGACGGGAAACCCGCCCAGCCCTGA
- a CDS encoding pentapeptide repeat-containing protein, producing MKGARRPELRLPPLEPYRDGELEPDEDYDGLEFREEDLGGQDGGGARFLDCELRGCALDETRLHRARILDSVLTGLRGVGTDLAESTLRDVELVDARLGGVQLHGAVLERVLIRGGKIDYLNMRKAKLKDVVFEGCVLVEPDFGGARLERVEFVDCAVKGADLTGVTLTDVDLRGAAELDIARGVDRLTGAVISPGQLLDLAPVLAAQLGIRVEG from the coding sequence GTGAAGGGTGCGCGGCGGCCCGAGCTGCGGTTGCCGCCGCTGGAGCCGTACCGGGACGGGGAGTTGGAGCCGGACGAGGACTACGACGGCCTGGAGTTCCGGGAGGAGGACCTGGGCGGCCAGGACGGCGGGGGTGCCCGCTTCCTGGACTGCGAGCTGCGGGGCTGCGCCCTGGACGAGACGAGACTTCATCGCGCCCGGATCCTCGACTCGGTGCTCACAGGTCTACGGGGCGTCGGCACCGATCTCGCCGAGTCGACCCTGCGTGATGTGGAGCTGGTGGACGCCCGCCTGGGCGGGGTGCAGCTGCACGGCGCCGTGCTGGAGCGGGTGCTGATCCGCGGCGGCAAGATCGACTACCTGAACATGCGCAAGGCCAAGCTCAAGGACGTCGTCTTCGAGGGGTGCGTCCTGGTCGAGCCGGACTTCGGGGGCGCCCGCCTCGAGCGGGTGGAGTTCGTGGACTGCGCGGTGAAGGGGGCGGACCTCACCGGGGTGACGCTGACGGACGTGGACCTGCGCGGGGCGGCCGAACTGGACATCGCGCGGGGGGTGGACCGGCTGACCGGAGCGGTGATCAGTCCGGGGCAACTCCTGGATCTGGCACCGGTGTTGGCGGCGCAGCTGGGGATCCGGGTGGAGGGATAG
- a CDS encoding FAD-dependent oxidoreductase, which translates to MHRITVVGGGFAGLTAAITAAEAGAKVTMYEAHHTLGGRARTAEGPYRTNEGPHALYSGGPHWVWLKQRDLIGPLAPIPPLEAARLRLRHRGVLRRTPPFAMLKLLRRGLPQAPVDVDFMTWATDIAGEEGARAAAHYSAVALFHHDPGALSAAFVQERLRRATKLPPEAHYPRGGWATMIDRMAARAWNLGVRMETLSRVDSLDDLTTGTPVVVATSLDAARRLLRDDSLTWTSGRTALVDLAVRTRRGDAFVVSDLDGTGWLERFTAQDRSLAPAGEQLIQGQIPIAPHESRADGIARAEQLLDLGFPGWRERVTWRRESVASGRTGAVDLPGTSWRDRPAVDRGDGVYLAGDQVAAPGVLSEVSFNSALTAVSLALGRHALDLKQA; encoded by the coding sequence ATGCACCGCATCACCGTCGTCGGCGGCGGCTTCGCCGGACTCACCGCGGCCATCACCGCCGCCGAGGCGGGCGCCAAGGTCACCATGTACGAGGCCCACCACACCCTCGGCGGGCGGGCGCGGACCGCCGAGGGGCCGTACCGGACGAACGAAGGACCGCACGCCCTGTACAGCGGCGGCCCGCACTGGGTCTGGCTCAAGCAGCGCGACCTCATCGGGCCGCTCGCGCCGATCCCGCCCCTGGAGGCCGCCCGGCTGCGGCTGCGGCACCGCGGCGTCCTGCGTCGCACCCCGCCCTTCGCCATGCTCAAGCTGTTGCGGCGCGGCCTGCCGCAGGCGCCCGTCGACGTCGACTTCATGACCTGGGCCACGGACATCGCCGGCGAGGAGGGCGCGCGTGCCGCCGCGCACTACTCCGCCGTCGCCCTGTTCCACCACGACCCCGGCGCCCTGTCCGCCGCGTTCGTGCAGGAGCGGCTGCGCCGGGCCACGAAGCTGCCGCCGGAGGCGCACTACCCGCGGGGCGGGTGGGCGACCATGATCGACCGGATGGCGGCCCGGGCGTGGAATCTCGGGGTGCGGATGGAGACCCTCTCCCGCGTCGACAGCCTCGACGACCTGACGACCGGCACGCCCGTCGTCGTCGCCACGTCCCTCGACGCCGCCCGCCGCCTGCTCAGGGACGACTCCCTGACCTGGACCAGCGGGCGTACGGCACTCGTCGACCTCGCCGTGCGGACCCGGCGCGGGGACGCCTTCGTCGTCTCCGACCTCGACGGGACCGGGTGGCTGGAGCGGTTCACCGCACAGGACCGGTCCCTGGCGCCGGCCGGTGAACAGCTGATCCAGGGCCAGATCCCGATCGCCCCGCACGAGTCCAGGGCCGACGGCATCGCCCGTGCCGAGCAGCTTCTCGACCTCGGCTTCCCCGGCTGGCGCGAACGCGTCACCTGGCGCCGGGAGTCCGTCGCGAGCGGCCGTACCGGCGCCGTCGACCTGCCCGGCACCAGCTGGCGGGACCGCCCGGCCGTCGACCGCGGCGACGGGGTCTATCTGGCGGGCGATCAGGTCGCCGCCCCCGGCGTGCTGTCCGAGGTCTCCTTCAACAGCGCGCTCACGGCGGTGTCCCTGGCCCTCGGCCGGCACGCCCTTGACCTCAAGCAGGCTTGA
- the arfB gene encoding alternative ribosome rescue aminoacyl-tRNA hydrolase ArfB: MDGMSGPYVVRGSVSLPEAELMWRFSRSSGPGGQHVNTSDSQVELRFDLAKTEALPEVWKQRALQRLASRLVDGVVTVRASEHRSQWRNRETAAVRLAALLAEATAPPPKPRKPTRIPRGINERRLREKKQRSDTKRGRSGRGWG; this comes from the coding sequence ATGGACGGCATGTCTGGTCCCTACGTCGTCCGTGGCTCCGTCTCGCTTCCCGAGGCCGAGCTCATGTGGCGTTTCTCGCGGTCGAGCGGCCCGGGCGGCCAGCACGTCAACACCAGTGACTCGCAGGTCGAGCTGCGGTTCGACCTGGCGAAGACCGAGGCGCTGCCCGAGGTGTGGAAGCAGCGGGCGCTGCAGCGGCTGGCGTCCCGCCTCGTCGACGGCGTCGTCACCGTGCGCGCCTCCGAGCACCGCTCCCAGTGGCGCAACCGAGAGACGGCCGCCGTACGCCTCGCCGCGCTCCTCGCCGAGGCGACGGCCCCGCCGCCGAAGCCGCGCAAGCCGACCCGGATCCCCCGGGGCATCAACGAGCGGCGGCTGCGGGAGAAGAAGCAGCGCTCGGACACCAAGCGGGGACGGTCGGGGCGGGGCTGGGGGTAA
- a CDS encoding GNAT family N-acetyltransferase yields the protein MTSTPALRLENITPVNFETATGIRVRPEQEFAVSPVMQSLAEAYVHPAGVAWPRLIVDGDRPVGFLMAFFDIDWRGDGTLFRSGLWRLNIAAEEQGRGYGRFAVESVATEIRRRGGTELYVTWHPGPNGPEGFYLGLGFRPNGETSEGETVGVLELDRIG from the coding sequence ATGACATCGACTCCCGCACTCCGCCTCGAAAACATCACACCCGTAAACTTCGAGACCGCGACCGGCATACGCGTCCGCCCCGAGCAGGAATTCGCAGTCTCCCCGGTGATGCAGTCCCTCGCCGAGGCATACGTTCATCCGGCGGGCGTCGCCTGGCCGCGCCTGATTGTCGATGGTGACCGTCCTGTCGGGTTCCTGATGGCCTTCTTCGACATCGACTGGCGCGGCGACGGCACACTGTTCCGCTCGGGACTGTGGCGGCTGAACATCGCGGCGGAGGAACAGGGCCGTGGCTACGGCCGGTTCGCGGTCGAGTCCGTGGCCACCGAGATCCGCCGCCGGGGCGGCACGGAGTTGTACGTCACCTGGCATCCCGGACCGAACGGCCCTGAGGGCTTCTACCTCGGCCTCGGCTTCCGGCCGAACGGGGAGACCAGCGAGGGCGAGACGGTGGGGGTGCTGGAGCTGGACCGGATCGGCTAG
- a CDS encoding TerD family protein: MAVSLSKGGNVSLTKEAPGLTAVTVGLGWDVRTTTGTDFDLDASAIAVNPTGKVYSDAHFVFFNNKQTPDSTIVHTGDNRTGEGAGDDEAINVNLAGLPADVDKIVFPVSIYDAENRSQNFGQVRNAYIRIVNQAGGAEIARYDLSEDAATETAMVFGELYRNGAEWKFRAVGQGYASGLVGIAQDFGVNV; encoded by the coding sequence ATGGCTGTAAGCCTGTCCAAGGGTGGCAACGTCTCGCTCACCAAGGAGGCTCCGGGCCTGACCGCCGTCACCGTGGGCCTCGGCTGGGACGTCCGCACCACCACCGGCACGGACTTCGACCTCGACGCCTCGGCGATCGCGGTCAACCCCACGGGCAAGGTCTACTCGGACGCCCACTTCGTCTTCTTCAACAACAAGCAGACCCCGGACAGCACCATCGTCCACACCGGTGACAACCGCACCGGCGAGGGCGCGGGCGACGACGAGGCGATCAACGTCAACCTCGCCGGCCTCCCGGCCGACGTCGACAAGATCGTCTTCCCGGTCTCGATCTACGACGCGGAGAACCGCTCGCAGAACTTCGGCCAGGTCCGCAACGCCTACATCCGCATCGTCAACCAGGCCGGCGGCGCCGAGATCGCCCGTTACGACCTGTCCGAGGACGCGGCCACCGAGACCGCCATGGTCTTCGGCGAGCTCTACCGCAACGGCGCCGAGTGGAAGTTCCGCGCCGTAGGCCAGGGCTACGCCTCGGGCCTGGTGGGCATCGCGCAGGACTTCGGTGTGAACGTCTGA